A DNA window from Deltaproteobacteria bacterium contains the following coding sequences:
- a CDS encoding PhoH family protein: protein MKKVFILDTNVLLNSPDSIFKFDDNDVVIPISVIEEIDTFKKDLSETGRNAREVSRILDRLRVRGTLSSGVKLFDDRPDSGSLFVYLGHNMEILPELLVDGTDNHILAIALTLQKQFGETRAVIVITKDSNLRIKSDAFGIQAEDFEADKVDISHLYSGILTLKVDAQAINGFYTKREIRLAGIEIMPNQFVILEDENDAAQFVYGKFDAQEGVVRMLENQAEGVWGIYPRNIEQIFALEALLDDNIKLVTLSGNAGTGKTLLAIAAGLAKTTDEDEYHKLLVARPVFPLGKDIGFLPGDLDEKLNPWMQPIYDNLELLLSGGTHTRQKRLSKSYQELINQGMLQVEPLTYIRGRSLPNIYFVVDESQNLTPHEIKTILTRAGEGTKIVLTGDPYQIDNPYIDSQNNGLTYVIEKFRREPIAAHVTLKKGERSELATAAATLL, encoded by the coding sequence GTATATTTAAATTTGACGACAATGATGTGGTGATCCCGATCTCTGTGATCGAGGAAATCGACACGTTTAAGAAGGACCTCAGTGAGACTGGGCGTAATGCCCGCGAGGTGTCGCGGATATTGGATCGGCTGCGCGTGCGCGGGACGCTCTCGTCGGGGGTGAAGCTGTTTGATGATCGGCCTGATAGCGGTAGTCTCTTTGTCTACCTTGGCCACAATATGGAGATCTTGCCCGAGCTTTTAGTGGATGGCACGGATAACCATATCCTAGCGATCGCCTTGACGCTGCAGAAGCAGTTCGGCGAGACTAGGGCCGTCATTGTTATCACCAAAGACTCGAACCTGCGGATCAAGTCGGATGCGTTTGGTATCCAGGCCGAGGACTTTGAAGCGGACAAAGTCGACATCTCGCATCTTTACAGCGGCATTTTGACGCTGAAGGTTGATGCTCAAGCCATTAATGGCTTCTACACCAAGCGAGAAATCCGGTTGGCCGGCATTGAGATCATGCCAAACCAATTTGTGATTCTTGAGGATGAGAATGACGCCGCGCAGTTTGTTTACGGCAAATTTGATGCCCAAGAGGGCGTCGTGCGGATGCTGGAAAACCAGGCCGAGGGCGTTTGGGGTATTTATCCTCGGAACATTGAGCAAATCTTTGCCCTTGAAGCTCTGCTCGACGACAATATCAAGTTAGTAACGCTGAGCGGCAACGCTGGTACGGGTAAGACTTTGCTAGCAATCGCTGCGGGGCTTGCTAAGACGACCGATGAGGACGAGTACCATAAGCTGCTTGTCGCAAGGCCGGTATTCCCACTTGGTAAAGACATCGGGTTTTTGCCCGGTGACTTAGATGAGAAGCTGAATCCTTGGATGCAGCCCATCTATGACAACTTGGAGCTCCTGCTGAGTGGCGGCACTCACACGCGGCAGAAGAGGCTCAGCAAGAGTTATCAGGAACTGATCAATCAGGGTATGCTGCAGGTTGAGCCTTTGACCTACATCCGTGGTCGCTCACTCCCCAATATTTATTTTGTCGTCGATGAGTCCCAAAACTTGACCCCGCACGAGATCAAAACCATCCTGACACGAGCGGGGGAGGGTACTAAGATTGTCCTGACGGGCGACCCTTACCAGATTGATAATCCTTATATCGACTCGCAGAATAACGGTCTCACTTATGTCATCGAGAAGTTTCGCCGTGAGCCGATCGCAGCACATGTAACCTTGAAAAAAGGTGAGCGTAGCGAGCTTGCAACTGCTGCGGCTACCTTACTTTGA
- a CDS encoding ammonium transporter, producing MSSRKRVTALAALAAVILGGALVSVPSLTPPTAADPISNADTAWMLASTALVLLMTPGLAFFYGGMISRQHVVTTMFQSFIAMGVVSLLWVAVAFSLSFGDSLYGLIGDPRTFFMFKNVGAAPYPALAPTIPLALFALFQMKFAIITPALVTGSFAERIKFSSFVFFMILFTLFVYAPLAHWTWHPDGLLRKWGVLDFAGGTVVHMTAGFAGLAGALAVGRKGDGNHHVIPANIPFVLLGTGLLWFGWFGFNAGSQLAADGGAVTAFLTTNTAAAAAMVAWVLVDVICGRRASALNAAIGSVVGLVAVTPAAGFISVGASVVIGAVAALISNWAVNAQWLKTRLADTLDVFACHGIGGVVGMLLTAVFASKGGAITGDFSLLWKHITATVFVGFFAFIMSATLYRIVGVITSLTDFDREPLDDTTAADDEGSPELFAKRSAVHGV from the coding sequence ATGAGCAGCAGAAAGCGCGTCACGGCGCTGGCGGCGTTGGCCGCTGTGATCCTCGGTGGTGCGTTAGTCAGCGTACCGAGCCTCACCCCTCCTACCGCAGCAGATCCCATCAGTAATGCCGACACGGCCTGGATGCTTGCATCCACAGCGCTCGTATTGCTCATGACACCTGGGTTAGCCTTTTTCTATGGCGGCATGATCAGTCGCCAACACGTCGTCACGACTATGTTTCAGAGCTTTATTGCCATGGGAGTGGTGAGCCTCCTGTGGGTAGCTGTGGCCTTTAGTCTGTCCTTTGGGGACTCCTTGTACGGGCTCATAGGTGACCCGCGTACCTTCTTTATGTTTAAAAACGTGGGCGCCGCCCCCTATCCGGCTCTGGCCCCTACCATCCCGCTTGCGCTATTCGCCCTGTTCCAAATGAAATTCGCTATCATCACTCCTGCGTTGGTGACGGGTAGCTTTGCAGAACGCATTAAGTTTTCGTCCTTTGTGTTTTTCATGATTCTCTTCACCTTGTTTGTTTACGCGCCGTTGGCACATTGGACTTGGCACCCAGATGGGCTGCTCCGTAAGTGGGGTGTGCTCGATTTTGCTGGTGGCACTGTAGTCCATATGACGGCGGGATTTGCCGGGCTTGCCGGAGCTCTCGCTGTGGGCCGCAAGGGTGATGGCAACCATCATGTGATTCCTGCCAACATCCCCTTTGTACTTCTCGGCACTGGTCTCCTTTGGTTCGGTTGGTTTGGCTTCAATGCTGGCTCGCAGCTTGCTGCTGATGGTGGGGCTGTCACGGCATTCTTGACCACAAATACGGCGGCTGCAGCAGCCATGGTCGCATGGGTCCTTGTGGACGTGATCTGTGGTCGTCGCGCCAGTGCACTTAATGCAGCTATTGGCTCTGTAGTGGGTTTAGTTGCGGTAACGCCGGCGGCCGGTTTCATCTCTGTCGGGGCAAGTGTGGTGATAGGTGCAGTCGCGGCACTCATTTCAAATTGGGCCGTGAATGCCCAATGGCTGAAGACGCGCCTTGCTGACACCTTGGACGTCTTTGCTTGTCACGGTATCGGTGGTGTTGTTGGTATGCTGCTTACTGCGGTTTTCGCAAGTAAAGGCGGTGCGATTACCGGTGACTTCAGCTTATTATGGAAGCACATCACGGCGACGGTGTTTGTTGGCTTCTTTGCCTTCATCATGTCCGCAACCTTGTACCGCATCGTTGGGGTCATCACTTCGCTCACGGATTTTGACCGTGAGCCCCTCGACGACACAACGGCCGCTGATGACGAGGGCAGCCCTGAATTGTTTGCAAAACGCAGCGCCGTTCACGGTGTCTGA